TCGACGAGGATGTTCCGGCAGCCGTAGAACTGGATCATGCTCGGCTTGAGGTAGTGGCCGTCACCGAACTGCCGCTGCTCGACCGGCACGCCGTCCACGGCCAGTTGCTGCAACCGGTCCCAGTCGGGGCCGCGCTGGTCGTCGAAGCCGAACCACGGCCCGGCCGCCGCGTTCCCGTCGATCGTGCCGGTGCCGGTCAGGGCGATGTCGGTCTGGTTCCTGGCATAAATGAAGGGCGAGTAGTTGTAGCACTCGATCCCCTGCCAGCGGGTGTAGACGTTCGGCAGGTACGAGCCCGCGTCCGACCTGAACCGGATTGTCCCGCCGGCCTCGACGTGCAGCCGCACGCCGGACAGCAGGTGGATCTGGCCGGTGCGGAACTTGCCGGTGCCGGGGACGAGCACGGTGCCGCCGCCGGCCGCGTTGCAGGCGGCGATGGCGGAGCGGAAGGCGGGCGTGCAGTCGGTGGAGTTGTCCGGCTTGGCGCCGAAGTCGGTGATGGGGAACGTGCGGTCGGGAAAGGCCGGCGGCACGATCCTGGCCAGGATCGCGGGGACCTGATCCCAGGGCGACTCAACGGCCTGGGCCGTGGCGGGCGCCGGCGGCAGCACGGCGCCCGCCTGCACGGGGACGAGCAGCGCTCCTTTGAGCACGGCCCTTCTGGAGGGATGCATCGGAGGCTCCGGGGGGTGCTGGATCCGGCGGCCGCGCTGCTGCGCGGCCGCCGGCGTTCAGGGGGTGACTACTGGATGTTGGAGCGCCGGATCGTGTCGGCCGAGCCGTCTCCGTTGTTGTCGGAGTTGGTGGAGCCGAACCAGATGGCGTTGGCGCCGGGCACCTTCTCGACCGCGCGGAGCCGGCCGTACGTGCCGTTGAAGTACGAGTTGACGGTCGAAACGTTCTCGCCGTTCAGCACGATGCGCCACAGCCGCTGGCCGCGCAGCGCCGCCATGAAGACGGTGTTGTTGACGATGGCGATGCCGCTCGGCGAGGCCTCGGAGACGCTCCAGGTGTACTTCGGGTTCGTCATGCCGGAGGTGCTGCAGGTGCCCTCGCAGGTGGGCCAGCCGTAGTTCTTGCCCGGCTGGATGAGGTTGAGCTCGTCGCGCGAGGAGTTGCCCAGCTCCGACGACCACAGGCGGCCGGCCGAGTCCCAGGCCAGGCCCTGCGGGTTGCGGTGGCCGTAGCTGTAGACGCGGGTGCCGAACGGGTTGCCGGGCGCGGCGGCGCCGGTCTTGGTGATGCGAAGGATCTTGCCGTTGAGCGAGTCGAGGTCGGGCGCGTTGCTCGAGGACTGCGCGTCGCCGGTGGTGACGTACAGGTAGCCGTCGGGGCCGAACCTGATCCGGCCGCCGTTGTGGTACCGGTTCTTGTCGATGCCCTGCAGGATGCTCGCGTACCCGCTGAGCGCGGTGCCGTTGAAGTTCATCTTGGCGACCCGGTTGCCCTCGGAGGCGGTGTGCATGAAGAACACCTCCTGGTCGGTCGTGCCGTTCCAGGTGGGCGAGAAGTCCAGGCCCATCAGGCCGCCCTCGCCGCCGGTGGTCTGCACGTTGGGCACGGTGCCGACCTGCGTCTTGGTGCCCGACGGCGTCACCTTGAACACCTTGAACGTGTCGCGCTCGGTCACCAGCGCGTACGAGCCGTCCGGCGCCCAGGAGATGTCCCACGGCACGTCCCAGCCGCCGGCGACGCTGGTCGGCGTCTGCGGCACGGTGCCACAGCCACCCGTGGTGAACGACGCGGACGGCGCGCTCGGCGTCGAGAGCTGGTTGGCGCTGTCACGCGCGACCACGTGCACCTGGTACGTGTGCGCGCACTCGAGCGGCACACTGGCCGTGGTGGCGGGCGGGGTCCCGGTGACCGTGGCGAGCACGGCGTTGGTGGCGTTGTCACGCACCAGGTAGGCGCGTACCCCGTTGTCGTCCGTGGAGGCGCCCCAGGTCACGGTCGCCGAGGTGGCCTGCACGCCGCTGACGGTGGGCTGCCCCGGCGGGGACGGCGGGTTGTCGGCGGGCGCGGGCAGCGTCTGGCAGTTCGCCTCGGGGCTGCTCAGCGACACGTTGCCGGAGGCGTCGCGGGCGAACACCGACAGCTGGTAGGAGAAGTTCGGGTTGAGCCCGGTCAGCCGGTACGGCGGCGCGGTCGCGGTCGCGATCTGCTGGCCCTGGTGGTAGATGTCGTACGCGACGACGCCGATGTTGTCGGTGGACGGCGGCCAGTCCAGGGTCAGGGCGTTGTACGAGATGTCGGAGCACGTCGGCTGCCCCGGCGAGGTC
This genomic interval from Nonomuraea helvata contains the following:
- a CDS encoding PQQ-dependent sugar dehydrogenase, giving the protein MNFSKSRACVIACLLALGMTAVTVPAEAAPTRYEAENATISQGVVESNHAGYSGTGFVNGDNVAGSYTEWTVNAPSAGTATLAFRYANGTGADRPSDIAVNGATVAAARSFPATGAWTTWTTVTLTAQLTAGANKIRATATGAGGNPNWDYLDAEVQSSTFTDYQAESATISQGVVESNHAGFTGSGFVNYDNVTGSYVEFAVSAAGAGTQSLTFRFANGTTTDRPMTITVNGTAVATARSFPGTGAWTTWQEISVDAPLNAGGNTVRATATTDNGGPNLDRLRVSGPGDTEKPTSPGQPTCSDISYNALTLDWPPSTDNIGVVAYDIYHQGQQIATATAPPYRLTGLNPNFSYQLSVFARDASGNVSLSSPEANCQTLPAPADNPPSPPGQPTVSGVQATSATVTWGASTDDNGVRAYLVRDNATNAVLATVTGTPPATTASVPLECAHTYQVHVVARDSANQLSTPSAPSASFTTGGCGTVPQTPTSVAGGWDVPWDISWAPDGSYALVTERDTFKVFKVTPSGTKTQVGTVPNVQTTGGEGGLMGLDFSPTWNGTTDQEVFFMHTASEGNRVAKMNFNGTALSGYASILQGIDKNRYHNGGRIRFGPDGYLYVTTGDAQSSSNAPDLDSLNGKILRITKTGAAAPGNPFGTRVYSYGHRNPQGLAWDSAGRLWSSELGNSSRDELNLIQPGKNYGWPTCEGTCSTSGMTNPKYTWSVSEASPSGIAIVNNTVFMAALRGQRLWRIVLNGENVSTVNSYFNGTYGRLRAVEKVPGANAIWFGSTNSDNNGDGSADTIRRSNIQ